CTCATCGCCTCCAGCCAGGGCCGGATCTCGCCCACGGCGACCTTCGCCGAGTCGCGCAGGAAGGCCGTGCGCTGCACGGCGTCCGTCAGCGACACGCGGACGAGCTGGTACGGCACCGCACCCGGCTTCACGAAGCCGTAGTGGCCGGTGGAATAGTGCGACGGATAGACCATCGGCAGCACGGCATCGGCCGCCGCGATCACCGACTCCCAGTTCTGCCCGATCTCGACGTCCCCCTCGGCGTGCGTCACGAGCCCGAACACGTCGGCCGTCACCGGCACGCCGTACGACGCCAGCGCCTGCTTCGAGTACAGGATGAAGTCCCGGATGTTGTCCGGGCGCGTCTTGCCGTTCGCGCCGGGGTACGTCATGGTCGTGCGCATCGTGGACGTCACGTCGGGAAAGCGCACGTAGTCCCACTGCAGCTCGGAGAAGCCCATGTCGAGCGACTCCTTCGCGATCGCGATGTTGTAGTCCCACACCCGCCGGTCGTACGGGTTCACCCAGGCCCCGCCCTTGCGGTCGCGCCAGAGCCCGCCGTTCACGTGCCGGATCGCCATCTCGGGCTTCTTCTCGGCCAGCATGCGGTCCTTGAACACCACGATCCGCGCCACGCTGTAGATGCGGTGGGCATTGAGCGTGTCCACCAGCGCCTTGAGCCACTTGGTGGCGGGGCGCTGGTCAGCACCGATCTCGCGCGCCAGCGCGATCTTCGTCGAGTCGTACGTCAGGAACGTGTCCGACTCCTTGATGTCCACGATGAAGGTGTTGATCTCGGTGGCGTCGGCAATCCGGATCAGCTCCGCCATCCGCGTGCGGGAACCCGCCGCCCAGGCGTTCACGTAGAGCGCCCGCACCGAGTCCGGCCGCGGGACCCGCGTCGGCGTCGCCGCCGGCGCCGCCACCGCCGCAGGCTTGCCGGTCGCGTCAGCGGCAGGAGCGCCCTGACCCTCCGTCCCACCGCAGCCGGCGAACAACAGGGTGGTGGCACCGGTGACGAGCAACAGGCGGCCAGGCGACCAGCGGGCGTGTGACAGGGTACGGAACGAACGCAGCACGGAATCTCCATCGGGGAAAGGGGCCGGACGGCAGCAGCGCGCCCGGTCTGAGTCTCGGCGCAGAAGATAGCCGGGCTGAATCCATCGCGCATGCCGCGTGGTGCACACATGCTCCGCCGTGCACATTGCAGCGACGCATCGCCAGCACACAAACCCGGGGCCCGTCGCATGCTCTCATCCACCCGTCGCCATGCAACCTGCGCGCTCCTGCTCCCGCTGCTGGCGCTCACGCCGCTGCCGGCGCAGACGGCGGCGGCACCGGTGGTGCTGCGCGCCGGCCGCGTGATCGATGGCACCGGCCAGGTCCTGAATACCGTGGACATTATCGTGCGGGATGGTCGCATCGCCGCCATCAACCCGGCCCGCGGTCCGCTCCCAGCCAATGGGATCGACCTGCGCCAGCGCACCGTCCTGCCCGGCCTGATCGACACCCACGTGCACCTGGGCTGGTACATCAATGCCGCGAACCGCCTGCACACCGACGACGACGGCGATTCCCCGGGCATGCAGGCGCTGCAGCAGGCCGGCAACGCCTGGGCCACGCTGCGCGCGGGGTTCACCACCGTGCAGAGCATCGGCGAGGCCGACAACGCCGCGCTCCGTGACGCGATCGCCCGCGGCAGCATCCCGGGACCGCGGGTGCTCACGAGCCTCGGCTCGATGAGTGAACGCACCGGCGGCGGCACGCCGGACTCGCTGCGCGCCGCCGTGCGCCGGTTCAAGGCGGCCGGCGCCGACGTCATCAAGATCTTCGCCTCGAAATCCATCCGGGATGGCGGCGCCGCCACCATGAGCGACGAACAGCTCGCGGCCGCCTGCGGCGAATCGACGGCGCAGGGGCTGCGCTCGGTGGTGCATGCCCATTCCGCCAAGGCGGTGCGCCGCGCCGCCCGCAACGGCTGCACGCAGGTGGAGCATGGCGTCTTCACCGACGACTCGACACGCGCCACCCTGGTGCAGCACGGCACCTTCTTCGATCCGCAGTGCGGCCTGGTCTTCCGCAACTACCTCGACAACAAGCCGCGCTTCGAGGGCATCGGCAACTACAACGCCACCGGCTTCGCCTCGATGGAGCAGGCCATCCCGCTCGCCGAGGCGGGTGTCGGTGCTGCCAGCCGCCTCCCGGCGCTGCGGCTCGTCTTCGGCACCGACGCCGTGGCCGGTGCCCACGGACGCAATGCCGAGGAACTGGTGTGCCGCGTGCAGCGCGGAGGGCAGCCGGCCATGGACGCGCTGGTGTCGGCCACCAGCCGGGCCGCCGAGTCGCTGCGCCTGGAGCGGGAGATCGGGCGTATCGCCGTGGGGTACGCCGCCGACATCATCGCCACCGATGGTGACCCGGTCGCCGACATCGGGGCCACGCGGCGCGTGACGTTCGTGATGCGCAACGGCATCGTCTATCGCAACGACGGCGGGAGCGTCACGCGACGCTGACGT
This portion of the Gemmatimonadaceae bacterium genome encodes:
- a CDS encoding amidohydrolase family protein; its protein translation is MLSSTRRHATCALLLPLLALTPLPAQTAAAPVVLRAGRVIDGTGQVLNTVDIIVRDGRIAAINPARGPLPANGIDLRQRTVLPGLIDTHVHLGWYINAANRLHTDDDGDSPGMQALQQAGNAWATLRAGFTTVQSIGEADNAALRDAIARGSIPGPRVLTSLGSMSERTGGGTPDSLRAAVRRFKAAGADVIKIFASKSIRDGGAATMSDEQLAAACGESTAQGLRSVVHAHSAKAVRRAARNGCTQVEHGVFTDDSTRATLVQHGTFFDPQCGLVFRNYLDNKPRFEGIGNYNATGFASMEQAIPLAEAGVGAASRLPALRLVFGTDAVAGAHGRNAEELVCRVQRGGQPAMDALVSATSRAAESLRLEREIGRIAVGYAADIIATDGDPVADIGATRRVTFVMRNGIVYRNDGGSVTRR